Proteins from one Microcoleus sp. FACHB-672 genomic window:
- a CDS encoding tetratricopeptide repeat protein: MPALGIKKAIPWKNCTDYEEAVKCYEKAVQFKPNDPEIWNNRGNAMTYLHRHPETISYYDKAIQLKPDYLSSLE; the protein is encoded by the coding sequence GTGCCGGCGCTTGGAATCAAGAAGGCAATACCCTGGAAAAATTGCACCGATTATGAAGAGGCAGTGAAATGTTATGAAAAAGCTGTTCAATTCAAACCAAATGACCCAGAAATCTGGAATAATCGCGGCAATGCGATGACGTATTTGCACCGGCATCCAGAAACGATCTCTTACTATGACAAAGCGATTCAACTTAAACCAGATTACTTATCAAGCTTGGAGTAA